Proteins encoded in a region of the Cetobacterium somerae ATCC BAA-474 genome:
- a CDS encoding AAA family ATPase: MIEIIVNAPKGGVGKTTISTNIALYLKNANVKVKAIDLAQGELLTSELNDQNFSSQDIITCELGSISKKGVIKPFGVNKKEIVIDRKKELEFIVVDTDDYVDVLTDLLKTNDREIYVVVPIISGKYELKRIPKDMEQVLKSLLLQSKTNVKIFFLLNKINSKEEEKKCRDALKDRALDSYILDAKVTYHKNLICTDNSILNSQIEKILQEMEII, translated from the coding sequence CACTATACTTAAAAAATGCTAACGTTAAAGTTAAAGCAATTGATTTAGCACAGGGAGAATTATTAACTTCTGAATTAAATGATCAAAATTTTTCATCTCAAGATATTATTACCTGTGAATTAGGAAGTATTAGTAAGAAAGGAGTTATCAAACCGTTTGGAGTAAATAAAAAAGAAATTGTTATTGATAGAAAAAAGGAATTGGAATTTATAGTAGTTGATACAGATGATTATGTTGATGTTTTAACTGATTTATTAAAAACAAACGATAGAGAAATATATGTAGTTGTTCCTATTATTTCTGGAAAGTATGAACTGAAAAGAATTCCAAAAGATATGGAACAAGTTTTAAAAAGCTTATTGCTACAATCGAAAACAAACGTTAAGATTTTTTTTCTTCTTAACAAAATAAATTCAAAAGAGGAGGAAAAAAAGTGTAGAGACGCATTAAAAGATAGAGCATTAGATTCTTATATTTTAGATGCTAAAGTTACATATCATAAAAATCTAATTTGTACTGATAATTCAATTTTGAATTCACAAATAGAAAAAATTTTACAAGAAATGGAGATTATATAA